The Nicotiana tabacum cultivar K326 chromosome 14, ASM71507v2, whole genome shotgun sequence genome contains a region encoding:
- the LOC107825222 gene encoding putative glutathione S-transferase: MAKEDLRLLDFWVSPFCMRVKIALAEKGLAYDSQEEDLLGGKSELLLKSNPIYQKVPVLLDSGKPIVESSNIVYYIDEKYVTQNPLLPSCAYGRSRARFWADFIDKKIYEAGMAIWRSKGEELEIAKKDFIDILKKLEGALGDKDYFGGDNFGYVDIIAISMTSWFYAYEKFGGFKVEKECPKFDEWTKRCLKRESVANVLPNPEKVYEFVVMLRKMHGIE, from the exons ATGGCAAAAGAGGATTTACGTCTATTAGATTTCTGGGTGAGTCCATTTTGCATGAGGGTAAAAATTGCATTAGCTGAGAAGGGTTTAGCCTATGATTCTCAAGAAGAAGACTTGCTAGGTGGCAAGAGTGAACTGCTTCTAAAATCAAACCCCATTTACCAAAAAGTTCCTGTTTTATTGGACAGTGGCAAGCCAATTGTGGAGTCCTCAAATATTGTCTATTATATTGATGAGAAATATGTTACCCAAAATCCTTTGCTCCCTTCTTGTGCTTATGGTCGTTCCAGGGCACGGTTTTGGGCTGACTTCATTGACAAAAAG ATTTATGAAGCAGGAATGGCTATATGGAGGAGCAAAGGAGAAGAACTAGAGATTGCCAAGAAAGATTTCATAGACATTTTGAAGAAACTTGAAGGAGCTTTAGGTGAcaaagattattttggaggagacAACTTTGGATATGTTGATATCATAGCTATTAGCATGACATCTTGGTTCTATGCTTATGAAAAATTTGGAGGTTTTAAGGTTGAAAAAGAGTGTCCAAAATTTGATGAATGGACAAAGAGATGCCTTAAGAGGGAGAGTGTTGCTAATGTACTTCCTAACCCTGAAAAAGTTTACGAGTTTGTTGTCATGCTTAGGAAAATGCATGGCATTGAATAG
- the LOC107772386 gene encoding protein ALTERED XYLOGLUCAN 9-like yields MLGAVQLGLFAAGVVLFVPMGMAGWHLSRNKMLFFSCALFITLAVGVHLVPYFPSVTSFLSSNKPSSVVPLEFTVKKDSCLSLLHQVSFDFQELSINVTNSVENKGSGRKFGSWKWVESEIVNECDFQELSKADASDLLNGSWVVVAGDSQARLMVISLLELILGRNEMEVIRGDLFKRHSDYNIFVDEIGLKLDFMWSPYVSNLTDLMLGFKEKRGYPDVFVMGAGLWDMLHVNNASDYGVSLKSLKDSVVLMLPVSSAFVNEGDGANVVPIRSPNLFWLGMPKLIHSMLNTDEKREKMSDVMWQAYSDELYRSKLLRQSGGPLFLLDIHSLSNNCGAHCTDDGMHYHGAVYEAAVHIMLNGLLIESNQKL; encoded by the coding sequence ATGTTGGGTGCTGTCCAATTGGGATTATTTGCAGCAGGTGTTGTACTCTTTGTCCCTATGGGTATGGCTGGTTGGCACTTAAGCCGTAACAAGATGCTATTTTTCAGCTGTGCTCTTTTCATTACCCTTGCTGTTGGTGTTCATTTGGTACCTTACTTCCCTTCTGTTACTTCTTTCCTTAGCTCTAATAAACCAAGTTCAGTAGTACCTTTAGAATTTACTGTAAAAAAGGATTCTTGTTTGTCTTTACTTCATCAAGTGTCATTTGATTTTCAAGAATTGAGTATAAATGTGACTAACAGTGTTGAAAATAAGGGTAGTGGTAGAAAATTTGGTTCTTGGAAATGGGTTGAGTCTGAAATTGTTAATGAATGTGATTTTCAAGAATTGAGTAAGGCCGACGCTTCGGATTTATTAAACGGGTCGTGGGTTGTTGTAGCGGGGGATTCACAGGCAAGGTTAATGGTGATTTCTTTATTGGAGTTGATATTAGGGAGAAATGAGATGGAGGTGATAAGAGGGGATTTGTTTAAGAGGCATAGTGATTATAACATTTTTGTTGATGAGATTGGATTGAAGTTGGACTTTATGTGGTCGCCTTACGTGAGTAATTTGACTGATTTGATGCTCGGGTTTAAAGAAAAAAGGGGTTATCCCGATGTATTTGTGATGGGGGCAGGGTTATGGGATATGTTACATGTAAATAATGCATCTGATTATGGTGTTTCTTTAAAGTCTTTGAAGGATTCAGTCGTGTTGATGTTACCGGTTTCGTCAGCATTTGTTAATGAGGGTGATGGAGCGAATGTAGTTCCGATTCGGTCCCCCAACTTGTTTTGGTTAGGGATGCCTAAGTTGATACATTCAATGTTGAATACAGATGAGAAGCGGGAGAAGATGAGTGATGTAATGTGGCAAGCTTATAGTGATGAGCTTTACAGAAGTAAGCTGCTTCGACAATCTGGTGGCCCGCTGTTTTTGCTGGATATTCATTCCTTGAGTAATAACTGCGGAGCTCATTGCACGGATGATGGAATGCATTATCACGGGGCTGTCTATGAAGCCGCTGTACATATCATGTTAAATGGATTACTTATAGAATCTAACCAGAAGCTATGA